The genomic region ATTCTAGTTCACTCGGCATGGTCATACGGCCTTGCTCGGGGCTACGCTCAATAGTATTTGAAGCAAAATTAAACGTTATCGTTTGTGCATGACTTGTCTGTAACGCAGCTTGTGCGCCCTCTTGCACAAAAGCATTCAGGCGCACGATGAAATCTTGACCTACAGACGTTTCCCGTTTTCTTAGTCGAGGTAACATAAGACCGGTTATAACGCCTATAAGTGCTATAACTATTACTAATTCTATAAGGCTAAATCCTGACTTCATATCAGTTTTTATGCCTCTTGAGAACGAGCTGAGTAGATTGGTGCAGTTGATCCGGGAGCACCTTTAGAAGTTAAATCATACGGTGGCTGTGCACCTTTACCATTAGGAGCGTAGTCAAATCTTTGGCCCCAAGCATCTTCTAGATCTTTTTCTTCTAAATTGGTACCACTCCATTTTCTAGCATTAGCTCCTTGAGGTGCTTGAAAGAGCTCTTCAAGATCTTTTGGATAATCGCCAACACTTATTTTGTAACGTTCAAGTTCTGTATCAAGAGCTCTTAAACGATTTTCTGTGGTACTTTTATTATTGCTGCTCGTTATTTGACGAATGATAGCAAAGCCACCAAGCATAAGCATAGAAATAAGACCAAGCGCTATACCAAGTTCTATTAAACTATAACCTGGTTTGAGATGGTTCGTTTGTACTTTCATAGTATCCTTTCTGTATTGAGAGATAATCACTTATTAACGGCTCGTTGCCTTTTGAGCAACACTACCTATGTTTTGTAACGGACCAAGTACCGCTAAAATAATAAATCCTATAACACCTGCCATAATCAAAAGCATAAGCGGGTTTAATAATGCTGACAAGCTATCAGCTCTTTCTTCAAGATCGTCTTCGTAATACCGTGCTACGGTTAATAGCATAGCATCTAGTTGACCGCTTTGTTCGCCGGTATTAATTAAATAGATAGCTACTGGTG from Candidatus Dependentiae bacterium harbors:
- a CDS encoding prepilin-type N-terminal cleavage/methylation domain-containing protein, which encodes MKSGFSLIELVIVIALIGVITGLMLPRLRKRETSVGQDFIVRLNAFVQEGAQAALQTSHAQTITFNFASNTIERSPEQGRMTMPSELEFTDIVINGESQLATGKVTKTFFYILPDGTAQEVRILFVDHEQEKLLPNSGNYELVLNPFTVQFKLL
- a CDS encoding type II secretion system protein GspG, which encodes MKVQTNHLKPGYSLIELGIALGLISMLMLGGFAIIRQITSSNNKSTTENRLRALDTELERYKISVGDYPKDLEELFQAPQGANARKWSGTNLEEKDLEDAWGQRFDYAPNGKGAQPPYDLTSKGAPGSTAPIYSARSQEA